A section of the Methanoculleus horonobensis genome encodes:
- a CDS encoding radical SAM protein, with translation MAEAERIQLPGYVSLSRSGELEERARRAHEALRDCVVCPQECRVNRIEDEEGFCRTGLLPRVSSYSPHFGEEPPLVGRNGSGTVFFAGCNMRCEFCQNYEISQCEAGYAVSCEDLAGIMLRLQERGCHNINFVSPSHVVPQILRAVSLAVPRGLEIPLVYNSGGYDAVESLRLLDGVIDIYMPDAKYGRDDVALELSHAPGYTGRMQAALKEMHRQVGDLEVRDGVAVRGMIIRHLVLPGNLANSEMVMKFIAEEISRDSYVNVMAQYHPAWRASEGGRSPALAALQRPITAQDYRYAVSCAKENGLTRGFP, from the coding sequence ATGGCCGAAGCAGAACGAATACAACTACCCGGATACGTGAGCCTATCCCGGAGCGGCGAACTGGAGGAGCGGGCACGGCGAGCGCACGAGGCGCTCCGCGACTGCGTCGTCTGCCCCCAGGAGTGCCGCGTGAACCGTATCGAGGACGAGGAAGGGTTCTGCCGGACCGGCCTCCTGCCCAGGGTCTCGAGTTACAGCCCGCATTTCGGCGAAGAGCCTCCGCTTGTCGGGAGGAACGGTTCGGGGACAGTATTCTTTGCGGGCTGCAACATGCGATGCGAGTTCTGCCAGAACTACGAGATCAGCCAGTGCGAGGCCGGCTACGCGGTCTCGTGCGAAGACCTTGCCGGGATCATGCTCCGCCTGCAGGAACGCGGGTGCCACAACATCAACTTCGTCTCCCCCTCGCACGTCGTCCCCCAGATCCTCCGTGCGGTCTCCCTCGCCGTCCCCCGGGGCCTCGAGATCCCGCTGGTCTACAATAGCGGCGGCTACGACGCCGTGGAGAGCCTGCGGCTTCTCGACGGCGTCATCGACATCTACATGCCGGACGCGAAGTACGGGCGGGACGACGTGGCGCTGGAACTCTCCCACGCCCCCGGCTACACCGGCCGGATGCAGGCCGCATTAAAGGAGATGCACCGGCAGGTCGGCGACCTCGAGGTCAGGGACGGCGTTGCGGTGCGGGGCATGATCATCAGGCACCTGGTGCTCCCGGGGAACCTTGCGAACAGCGAGATGGTGATGAAGTTCATCGCGGAGGAGATCTCGCGCGACTCCTACGTGAACGTCATGGCCCAGTACCACCCGGCATGGAGGGCGTCCGAAGGAGGGAGGAGCCCGGCGCTTGCGGCGCTGCAACGCCCGATAACGGCGCAGGATTACCGTTACGCCGTCAGTTGCGCGAAGGAGAACGGCCTCACCCGGGGGTTCCCATGA